In Diceros bicornis minor isolate mBicDic1 chromosome 13, mDicBic1.mat.cur, whole genome shotgun sequence, the sequence cccctgtgGTCCCTGCTTTACACTTGCCCATGCACCGATCGCTGGGATGAGCAGCGGCCACGAGCAGCGGCCACAGCGAGCCTTCTGTGCATAGGACTGGACCCTGGCTGTGCTGGGCAAGCGGGGCCGCTGGATCCCGAGCCGGAGCCCCAGGTGGGTGCAGCCCTCCTCCTCCTGAGGCCCGTCCTGGCCGCCCCCGCCAACCTCGCCCTTCAGTGCCCGGCCATGCAGGTCCAGGGCCTGGACCCTCACACCTCTGCCTCCCCCAGGAGCAGCGTCGCCAAGATGAACATCTTGTACCAGGAGCTCAACTACCGCACAGTGGACGAGACGCCCGTGTACTCAGTGAGCTGGCCAGGGACCACGGCCTGGGGTGGGAGCAGGGCCTGTGGCTGGCCAGACCCGCTGGGCGCTGCCCCGGCAGGGACCTGGGCACCCACTCACTGCCCACTGATGCCACAGGTGCCGCGGCTGCTTTCGGCCATGGGCAGCCTCTGGAGCCTGTGGTTCGGCTCGTCCgtgctctctgtcctggagctgcTGGAGCTGCTGCTGGATGCCGCGGCCCTTGCCCTGCTGCTGGGCTGCCGCCGGCTCCGTGGCACTGGGGGTGCCCAGCCGGGGGCGGCCAGAAGGGCATCCTACCCCGGGCCGGAGGCCACCCAGTTGCCCAGTGACTGCAGGCCTGATGTTGAATGTCCAGGGGCCCGGCTGGCCTCATCTCCTGCAACGCTTCCAGGGGCTCCGGCAGGGGCCTCGGCTGAGGAGTCTCGGCTGTGAGAGTGTGCATGTCTCCACAGGGGAGCGTGTCAGTGTCTTGTATCTGCACATGTGTTTCTGAGCGTATTGATGACGTGTGTCTACACCTGTGTGTAGGTGTGTGGGTATCAGGCCGAGGCTCCCGAGGCTCAGGGCAAGTGGGAGGGCCAAGCCGAGGCGCTTGGTGACTTTGGGCTGCTCTGTAATAAAATCACAATTCCACCTGGAGATTGGCATGTTTCTCCCCAGTCACCCTTCCCTGAGGAAGCCGAAAACCTCAGGCTGCACTCCACACTCCTTGGAGCCACAGACATGCCGTTGGGGCTGGGGGACAGGAGGACACTTGCCCAGGGGACAAGCCCAGCCCAGAGCATCCTTGCCAGTTGGCGtccatccccactcccaccagAGGCCACAGTCTAGGCCAGAGAAGGGCAGGGGGCCAGAGAAAGGGGCCTGGGGTGTCAGGAGCCAGTTTTCATCAAAGAAGCCCCTGCCTCCCCGCAGGCCCCTGGCAGGCGGCAGCTGCATCCTGGCTGGTGGCATCTTTTTGGGCGGTGGTGCTACCCCACTCAGGACCACCCCTCGGGGAAGGCAGGGGACCCAGAGACCCCCCTCCCCAGCTGAGACAGAGCGAGTGAGGCAGGTGAGCCGATGACAGGCTGCAGGTGCAAGCAGTTTATTAACATGATCTGGAGCAGGGGCAGTCCCGCCAACCCGAGGCCCAGGGGTGAGGCCCTGATGCAGGCAGCAGAGTGGGAGCTGGGGGCAGAGCTCaagcagggagagagaaggagttATTCTGCTCTTTAGGAGTTACAGCCAGCAGGCGAGGGAGCGGGCGCCGGCCAGTGCTCACCCTGCCACACATGGAGCCTCCCCGGGCAGCCTTTGCATAGTGATCAGCCGACTGGCCTTGGCCTGACCAAGGGCCCAAGTTGGGGAGAGGCCCGGCCCTGCCCTTgggcttcaggaaaggggaacGCATAAGGCATCGGTGGGCCCTAGGGACTGAGCTGAGGGACCCCTGGACCCATCTGAGGGCCCCGCCAAGGGGCGAGGCTGGCGAGGGGGCAGGGCAAGGGGGCAGGACAGGGCTACAGGGGCCGCCCCTGCAGCAGGCAGAGCCGGGGTCACGGTGGTCCTTGCGAGTCCACAGAGAAAGGACGTGAGACAGAGAACGAGGTTGGTAGAAAATCCACTCAGTTGGTGACAAAGAACACCGGATGTGCGGGTAGAAAGTGCCAAAGTCCTTTATGCACCGGCTCTGGGCCAAGTGCCTCTGCAGGAGGCAGGGACAGGTCTGGCTGCCCAGACAGGGGCCTGTGTGGCCAGCCATGCGGCCTCGGACGCCCGCGTCCAGCCAGGGCCAAGGCTCCAGGCCAGAGCCCCACCCAGCACCCGAGAAGCCCAGCCTGGACACTGGTCACTAAGTGAGGTACACAGGTTGATTCCCTGGATGGGCGGCCCCCCACCCTTGCCTGGTGGCCAGCCACCAGCCCCGCTGCCtagtggaggggctctgggggtGTAGGAGGGACCCAGCTAACAGGTCTGTGTTCTGGGGCAGTAAAGGCGGGTGCACAAGGTGACAcaggccctgagggcagggaggggcacaAAGTGACATGGGCCCTGGGGAGGGGGTCACAAGGTGACATGGGGCCTTGAGAGTGGTTTGTGACATGAGTGACCTAGGCCTCCCGAGGAAGGGGTCACCTGAAAACATGAGGTGAAGGGCACCATCCCCAGAGAAACATGGGGCTTGAAAAGACTCAGTGCTGGGGTCCCTCTCCTGGCCCTGGGGTCAGGGCAGCTCTGAGGAGGGTGGACAGGCAGCAGGGGCTCCAGGAGCACCCCACATCACGGCTCTCGGGAAATGGGCCCATGGTCATCTGGGCAGGGCCGTGGCGGCCAGGCAGGGCGAGCGGGGCCGGGCGGGGATCCCCAGCGGGGTCATGCAGGTGCCCGGCCCCTCCACCCTAGCTCTCCTCCAGGTGGAGGCTGATGAACTCCTGGATGCACCTGCGGTACTGGAGCTCTGTGGGGCTGCTGCCCGCCAGGGGGCCTGGCTGGCCTGGGGGCGCCTCGGCCTCACGCATCTCCTCAGTCATGCGCGCCAGacggagcctgggggagggacaGAGTGAGGCGCCCCCGGCCCCCCCCACGACACACCACCTGACCCCCCAGGTGCCCCCTGCATGCCCCCAGTGGCGTGTCATCGTCTACCCCgcggccccctggtgcccccaccCTCGCTCACAGCGTGACAATGTCGGCGTTCGCCTCCTGGACCGCAATGCTCAGCGGGTCCCGCTGCTCGTGGTCCAAGGCGTGCTGGTCGGCCCCACGCTTCAGGAACAGGCAGACCTGGCTGAGGGTGGAGGGAACGTGTCGGGGCAGGTGGGGGCACTGGTGAGAGGGAGACCCCGGTCTGCAGTGGAGGGGCGCCGTGACTCACCCAGTGTGGCCCAGCAGCGTGGCGTGGTGCAGGGGCGCCCGGCCCCGGCTGTCTCTTTGGTTCACGTCTGCTCCATTTTGCAGGAGGAATTCACAGACGATCAGGGAGCCCTGGGGAACAGGGGCAGTTCAGACTGAGCCTGAGAGATGGCCCCTCGCAGGGCCCCTCGGCGTCCCCAGCCAGCACGGAGCCCGGTCTCCAGGGGAGAACAAGGGGCCCTCGTGTGCGTGCCCCAAAAGAGCAGGCCCTGCAGATGCAGTGCCAAGTGCACCTGTGCCCTGCGCAGCCCCACGCCGCTCACCCCCAGCACGGCCTGCACCAATGGAGTCTTGCCCTCGTCCTCCGTGTCGGGCCAGTTGACCTCGGCCCCGTGGGCCAGCGCCGCGGCCAGTGTGGGGAGGTCGCGGGTGCGTGCTGCGCGGTGCGCCAGGAGTCCAGGGTGCAGCTCGCGCACATCCGCCAAGCCCCAGGCCTCGGCCTCGGCCTCCCCATCTGCCTCGCCGCTGGACTCCTCCGAGTCTGCGCGCTCTGCGGGAAGGGGGTTGGTCAGGGGCTGCGACCTGGGCCGGAGTGGGGGAGGTGGCAGAGCGGCTGCAGCGAGGTGGGGAGATGCACACCCACCCTCCTCAGTGACGCTGTCCACCACAGAGCTGGTGCTGAAGGCCAGGACGTCCGAACTGCCATCAGAGCTGCCCCCTAAGCCGCTGTCGCTGCTCAGACCTGTGGGGTCAGTGGGCAGAGGGGGTCCTGAGTGTCCTTGACTCCTCCCAGAGCCCTGGGGAAAGGCTGGACCCCCACCCATCCTCCAGGGATGCCCCGGGGCAGAAGCAGCCCCTACAAGGGGGCCCAGGGGGGCCCTGCTCAGGATGGGAGGAAGCAGGGGGAAAACCAAGTAACAGCTCAAAGGACCACAGTTGCCCCCCGGGAGCACTGTCCTGCATGGAGGTCCACTCTCTGGCCGGTCAGACCTAGCAGGATGGGCAATTTGCAGGCATTCAGCCCTGACTGTGGCCAGGGCATGCTGGAAAGTCACTGCGCAGCTGTGGGGTCTTCGCGGAGCCCTGGAGACACCGGCCCCAGGCAGCAGGAGCGAACTCTTGCCCAGCTCACCCAGCAGGCCTTGTAGAAGAGCCCCAGGCTTAGGGACAGTAAGGCAGCGCCCTCTGCTGCCCGCGGTCGCCCCTTTGTCAACCCCATCAGCCCTGCCAGTTCTTGGCCCTGGTCCACGCCTTCTGCCCACACTGCCCAGGAAGGCTCAGCATGTGCCCcaggctgatgagtggtgtgaacCGTCAACAGGCAGCCTTCGGAGGAGAGCCCTGACTTGCAGCGTCTGCCCCCCAACTCCAAGGGGGGTTGGGCAAGATGCCCACAACCGTCTCTCaggagctggctccagcacacaGCTGTCCAGACCCCAGCacgcacaggcacacacacgGGCCCCTcagcacacacgtgcacacgcacaTTCACATACCCATACTCATACAGCTGTGTGCACATTCACTCACACACATTTATAGCCACGTGCACGgtcacacacccacacatgtaCTCCTGTGTGCACTGCTGACGGTCGCTGTTGACGGTCACGGCCACGGTCTCCAAGTCAGCGGCCTGGTTACCCCAGCCCCTCAAGAAACTGTCCCAGCTTTAGCCCTGTTGGACCCCCAAATTCTCCCACCCCCAGACCAGCCTCCTGTGACACCACCTCTCTAGCCCAGTCCCTCCTGCAAGGAATGCCTGTCCTCCCATTCCCGGAGCAAGTGGCATGGCTGTCCACACTCGTCCACCCTCCAGGTGAGCCACGCCTGGCCCCTGCTCTGCCGCCCTGGCAGGCTGGGGAGTAGACAGAGGGGGCTGGGACCCTCATGGCACTCACTGCGTGGACCGGCCGCTGCAGCTGCTGTATCAAAGTAGGAGAAGAGGGAGTCCAGCTCATCCGGGCAGAAGAGGGAATCCCTGCGGAACTTGCGCTCCACAGCGCCTGCTGCAGGGGGACAGGGGCCCCAAATCATGCTGGGTGTTGAGCAGCGCTCGGAGGTGCCCCTGTgagcccctgcctccctccctgtcctACCCTCCTTGACCTCCCTGGGGCCCAGGGTTTGGTGGCTCATCCCCACCGCTGGAGCCCTCTGCCCACCCCTGCCCAGGTATGTGGCTGAGGGTGCAGCCTGCAGGCAGCCCTCCCACCTGAGGACAGAGTAGCCACGGAGGGCAGGATGGGCTCCAGCCGGACCTTGCGGCGGGCAGTGGGGGCGCGGGGGGAGCTGTGGTGGCGCTGGCACTTCTGTGCGCGCCAGCGCCGCGGGGCCTCCCGGGCCGGTGCTGAGGGCAGCTTCCGCAGAAACTTCTTTTCCACATATTTGTCCTTGATCCAGGCCTCCTTGTCCTGCCTGGAGCAGGGGCGGACGTGAGGCTGCACTCACAGGCTGGGGCTCCCCAGGCCCTATCCAGGCTGCCCCCCACCTCACCTGGGGCTGCTGGCCGTGGGCTTCCTGCTGCCCAGCCCCTCGCACTGGGCCTCATAGATGTGGTTCACGGCGCTGTTTCCAAGCTCACACATCAGCTAGCAGGGGACGGGGCATGCGGGCATTAGTCCAGCTCACAAACCCCCCAGCTTGCAGACCCGGCTCCTACCCCCACTTCCCCCCAGCAGCCCGATGGCCTGCGACGGCCCCCCACGCACCTTCAGCAGCTCTGGCTCCCACGAATCCAGAGTCAGGGACCGCACCTTGGAGCAGTGGACACCCAGGCTCCTGGACGGCAGGGGGCAGGGGTGAGTCAGGGCAGGCGTCAGGTGCGGACTCACCCCCGTGCCCCGTTTGCCCGCCTGGTGGGCCACCTGTGGATGCCTGAGCACTCGATGCAGAGCAGCACCCCCAGGTTGATGCTGGCCCAGCGGGGGTCCAGCTGACCGCAGTCGCTGCACTGGCTGTTGCCAGCCACGCTCTGCACGCGCTGCAGCACGCTCTCGCCCTTGACGCTGCGCTCCCGAGAGTCTGTGGCTGAGTCGATGCTGCTTGTGGACGGGGATGCCGTGCGGTCCAGCCTCTGGGGATGGTGTGAGGGGCCACTCAGCCCGACaggagctccagcctcagtttccccggggacccctcttcctccccagccAGAGATGCCAGCACAGGCTAGGGCCCCGAAGCACACGCTGCacacgcatgtgtgtgtgcacacacacgcacacacacacatgcacacatgcatgcttGCACTGCACGCACACGCTCGCATGCAGCCTGCAGGGGCTGTCTCCCTGTGGCACATaggtgtgtgcacgcatgtggaGGGTGCTGGGAGGGCCACACCTCGCTGTAGCAGCTGTCTGGGCTCTCCCGGTAGGCAGAGGCGATGCTGGCCTGCACGGCGTGAACCCAGGCCTGCCGTAGCTTCTCGGAGTCGGCCTGCAGCATGCAGCTCCTGGGGGAAGGGGCCGTCAGGCTGGGCGGCagggcccctccccacccctccccaggctggtcctcctcacttGGTGGGTGACACGACCTCAAAGCAGAACCTCCGCTCAATGTCCTCACACGGCTTCACTGAGCACAGGCGGAGGTCATCCACCACCACGGTCAGCACGTCCTGCGGGCGGGACACCACGGCCCTTGTGGTCAGCACCCAGCCCTGACTGCCCGTTTATTGCATTGCCTTAGAGACACAGACCATCTGAGACCCAAGGGGTCTCTGTCCCCTGACCACTCAGGCTTTGGTGCCCATCAGCATCCTCTGCTCCACGGACCAGCCCGCCCCAGGGTTCCAGTGGGCACAGGTCCAGCAGCCTTCAGCGCACCTTGAGTTTCTTCTGGTAGACCAGCTGGCTGTTCTGGATGGAGAACCAGCGCCTGGGCAGGTGGATGGGCCAGGAGGGGTCAGGCAGAGCCAGCTCCCACGGCCGCCCTGCAGCCCCCAGAGGAAGGCCCCTCCCTCACCGGTTCCACGTCTTGAAGGCGTTGCTGGCCCTCTTGAAGAGGTACCCCTCCATCACCACGCCGCTGGGCGCGTCCACGTCAAACTCTGCTTTAGGCTCATCATAGGAGAAGTCCTGGGAGCGGTTGGAGCCCGGTCCCAGTGAGCGCCCACCCCTGGCTGTGAGGACATTGCCGCCCTCCCAGGGCCCCCAAGCCAAGGCTGAGGTGGGGCACTGCTCTTCATAGCCACTTCCTGACCCCAGCAAGGCACCTGCCCCAAAACCCCCACAGGAGCAGATGCCTCACATCACAGCTGGGGCCCCGAGAGCTCCAGCCCACCCCAGCCTTGTAGGGAGAGCAGGCTCTGGGATCAGGAAGGAAACTGCCTCCCCCTGTCCTGAGTCCCCATTCATGTCGCCAGCTGGGCCTGCTCCGCGGCCTGACAGAGCTCCATTCACGCGGGCTGGGGAGACACTGAGTGTTGTCCTGTGTGTCAGGCGGCAGGAGAGGAggcccagccacctgctcccctggCTGAGCGGGGGCAGGAAGGGACAGCTGCTGCCACTTCCACGGGGGACGCAGTCCCAGCTCAGCTCAGGTCCTGCTGGTGCCAGCCACCGCTTACAGGGAAGCGCGCACAGGTGCCAGGGGAGCTCTGAGGCTGGTGGGAGGTGTCCTTGGTGCTGAAGCTCCGTGGGGCGGGAGAGGGCAGAGGCCCCGCCGCCTGgttctccccctccccacacccttcCCCCAGGGTGGACGCCTCCTCACCTGCAGCAGCGTCTGAGGGGCCGAGCAGGggcgggtgggaggagggagagacagcCAGTGAGCGACggccccccgccccacccccaggctCCCTGTGGTCCTGCGGAGGCAACTGTCTGGCGGGCAAGCAATGGGGCTCCAGTAGGAGGCCAGTGACTGAGGCCCTGCAGGCCACCAGTGGCCTTGAAGGAAGGAGACCCTGGGTCGCAGCTGCAGCCCCAGCATCTGTCCGCCGAGGGGTTGGCCCCTCTGCCCACCCAGCCCTGGCCTCTAAGTGACCACAGGGCCGCTCCCCGACTCCATCACGTGGAGGCCCCTAACGTGTTCTGAAGAGAAGCAGTGTCAGCCCTGCAGAGGGGGCCGGCCTAGAGGAAGGGGCAGAGCATGTGTGTGAGCAGGTGGGCCTCCCGGGTCAGCTGCACGGAGAGAGGGTGAGGGGTGGCGGCCTTTTGGGGTCTCCCTCCACACAGGGAGGTCAGGGGCTGCAGGGCCTCACCCGCTGCTGGATGGCAGCGTGCTTGCGTTCCATCTCGCGCTTCTCCACCGCCGAGTCGATCACCAGCTGGTCCAGCTGTGGGGGCGGGGCGTCATGGAGGGAGGTGACCCCCGCCCCctgacccagccctagccctccCACAGGCGCACCTCGGCGGCCAGCCTCTTCATGTAGGGGTCCAGCTGGTGCAGCAGGCTGTAGCCCTGCTGGAAGAAGCTGTGCTGGGCGAGCATGAAGGTCAGCATCTGTGGGGCAGGAGCCCGCCCTCAGCAGCAGCGGCCGCACGCACACCTCACTCAGCACCCGCTGCACACGCCTGGACTCAAGGGCAAGCCCCTGGCCCGGCCCTCACCAAGCACTCACAGAATCCAGGATCTCAAACTTCTTCTTGGCTTGGAGGACGTTGATCTGCCAGGGGAGTGAACAGGCGAAGGGTGTCAGGGCCGAGGCAGCCCATGCCTATACCTTGTCACAGCCTCCACTCAGGCTGCTTGTAGTACCCTAAGACTCCCAGCTCATCTTCACCTCCCTGAACTTGTGCCAGCCCCACCCTCCCATGGTCCTGGAGTACTTCCCCATGTCAAGACATAAGGTCCCTCCCCTGGGCAAAGCCAAGAATTCTCATCCCTGCTCCAACTCCCTCCAAGCCCTCCCTCAGCAAGGTCTTTGAGGCCTCTGCCCCCTGCAGCCCACAGCCCCAGGCTTGTCCCAGCCCATCTCTGCCTCCGGGCCTTTGCCTGGGCACCTCCCCCACATCCCTTCCCAAGATCTGGCATCTCAGATTTTCTAGAGCCAGAGGGGCCCTCCAGACGTGGGCTCCACCTGTCTGCAGGAACACAGGAACAGCTCCCACCCCACTCCAGGACCCAACCACTCCAAGCCCAGTGGCTGACCTGCAGCACATAGTCTAATGCCAGGTGGCGGAAGCACTTCCGGGTGAGGCTCAGGGCACCCGTGGCCTCCTCCACCTCATGGGGCCGGTGCCGTGGGGCCTGGGCGTTCCTCACCAGGGACAGCTCCATGTCCTCTCGCACTTTGTCAAACTGCTTCTTGGTCTCCTTGAACTTCCGCACGTCCCTGGGGCCGGTGGGTGTCAGGTCAGGGTTTGAGAAAGGGCTCACACGGGGTTTCCCACCTTCATAAAATGCCCTCCCTCTGCGACCAGCCACTCTCTGTGCTCCTGGGCAGGGCCTCCCCATCCTGGCCCCCTCCCCCACGTCCTGCAACcatcacccccccaccccctcctcctcccctccagccAGGCCCTTTCCCTGATTCAAGGCCTCCCTTTACCCTTCACCACCTCACTCCCAGGGTCAGTCCAGCCCAGAGTGACCTCCAGCCTCACCCCAGACTCCAGACTCATGTACCCAACTCaacttgacatctccacttggggGTCCCTAGGCACCCCAAATGCACACACAGGCGCCCAGCTCAGACCCCTGTGcagccccacctcctcccaccaCGACCCTGACTCCCTCCATGGTCCTGCCCTCATGCCTGGCCTGAGGCCCTCCTGGCTGTCCTCTGCTCCCtgacccctgccctgccctccaggcACGCTGTGTTTGCTCAGCCCCAGCCCTGTCCCACCTCCAAACCTTCGCTCCTGCTGAGTCCCCCCTCCCCAAGTCTTGAGGCCTCAGCCCCAGGACCCCTCCAGATCAAGCACAGCTGCGTCTGCTCCCTACTCCCGCACAGGTGTCACTGCTGACCCCTCCCAGGGCCAGGAGAGCCCAGGCCTCCCTCGGGGGTCTGAGGGTTGCGGGGCCACTCACTCTTTGATGAAATTGTGGAGTTGCTGCCGCACAGACCTCTGGGCCTGGTCAAACAGGATCTGGGGGCCAAGGGAGGGTGGGGTGTTGGGTTCCAGACCCTATCCCCCAGGTGAGAACCAGGGAAAGCCCTGCCCACCCTGCCTGGGCCCCAGCTGGTCCCTCGAGCAGAACCAGTCTCGCAGGGTCTAGGGGAGTGGGTGCCGCCCCCAGGCCTGGGTTGGTGCCCAGAGGCAACAGCTGTGAccacctgcccacctcccccACGTGGCTCTTGGACTAGAGGCCCAGGTGTCCCAGATGGTCCCTCCTATTGCTGCACCCAACATCGGCCTGAACGGCCTCCATCGCCTCCTGGCCCTGGGAGGTCACCTCGAGGATGACCAGCCCCGCAGTGGAAGGATGGGTCAGAGCCTGGCTCTCGAGGgatctggcctgggagagggtACAGTGGTTGTCAGGAGCTGGAGGGGCCCCCCAACAGCACTGACTGGACCCAGAATCAGATCCTCCTTCATGCGGGTAGGGCTGGGCCCTAACCGAgagcagaaagacagacagacagggcagGACGAGCTGTCCTGagcgggtttatttctgaacttatTTCTGAACAAGGAGCGGGGCCCCTTGTTTAGTCTGGGGCTCTGGTTCCAGGCCACTGGCCAACGTGTGCCTCAGGCCCTGTTCTGCGTGTCCACGCTGGGGGCCCCCGAAGGGCTCAAGGTGACCCAGACCCAACCCGGGTAGCAGTGAGGTCAGGAGTCATCCAGGGGCTATGCGGTCAGGCTGGAAGATGCTTCTGCCACCTGGCTGAAGACCCCTGCCTAGTTGGGGGGCACTGATGAACCTCTAAGGCCTCCCCCACCTCGAGACCccactgcctgcagccctgggctgtgttgccacctccctccacccccaggatCCAAGCACCTCCCCActgtctggccctcacctgggaCATCGCAGAGCACCTTACTGACGGCCCCCCACTCCCACTAAGACCACGGAGCAGAGACATGGCCTCCTCCCACAGCCATCCGCCAGCTCAGCTCCCTCTGAGCCAGCCCAGTGAGAGCATTCCAGGCTGGGCAGGGCCTGTGGGGAGCCGGTGGGGGGGCTGCCTGAGACAGGCTGACAGCGATGAGGAAGCCGGATGGACGTGCCCTTGGACAGGCCCCCATCCAGCCAGGGCTTACCATGTGGTAGTTGACCATCTCCTGCAGGCTGTCTCCAAACCTCTGCAGACACTCCTGGGGGAGGTGGGCAGATCCCTCACTCAGATAGGGCAGCCATGACCCGGAGCGCCCAGCACCTCCCCACCCACAGGCCACAGAGCCACCCCTGCAGCCCAGTGCAGACGCCCACCGGCTCCCAGGGCCTGGGCACCCTTGAGGGGCTGCCTGCCCATGCTGCCCCTGACTAGAGGTCAGAGATCAGCTGCCCCTCACCGAGATGGCGGTGTCGCCCTGGCACTGCTGGGACAGGTCGCGGACGCCACTCACGAAGAGCCTGTTGGTTGCAACGTAGGCCTTGCCAGCCTCAATCATGCCGCTGCACAGCTTGACCAGCTACGGACGGGACAGAGGGAATAACACGTGTGTCTCCTGCGAGCACCAACACTTACCACACAGAGGCCAGACCACAGAGACGGAGACCCACCAGGGCGGCCAGAATTCAGCTCAGAGCCCGTCAGTGCCCAGAACACAGCTGCCCCTGAGCAGCCCAGGGCCGGAGAAGGGCTGCCACGGCCCGCCCGCACCTGCCTGATGCTGGAGGACAGCGTGGTGCCGCCCAGGCCTCGGCTCCAGAGCAGGGGGTTGGAGCAGGACAGGGAAGCCCCGAGCAGGGAacccagggctggggtgggcgtGTGGTCCCAGCCAATGGTCAGCAGGAGCAGCCCGTGAGGGGGCTCAGGGATGctgcccctccttccttcctctggctTTGaagcctcttccctcctcccctgccctgctTCCACCCTCGGACCCCAACCGAGTCACTCAGAGGCacagcccccccgcccccagcagcAGCCCTCACCCCAAAGACAGCTGAGGGGACTCTCCAAGGCCCACCCTCGTTAACTTGAGGAGACCCAGGGCAGACATGTGTGCGTGTGGCACGTGCACCCCGAGACAGGTGGAACAGGCTACAGCTGGGGTGAACGAGAGACAGACTCACGTCCTGTGCACAACACAC encodes:
- the ACAP3 gene encoding arf-GAP with coiled-coil, ANK repeat and PH domain-containing protein 3 isoform X11 produces the protein MLTFMLAQHSFFQQGYSLLHQLDPYMKRLAAELDQLVIDSAVEKREMERKHAAIQQRDFSYDEPKAEFDVDAPSGVVMEGYLFKRASNAFKTWNRRWFSIQNSQLVYQKKLKDVLTVVVDDLRLCSVKPCEDIERRFCFEVVSPTKSCMLQADSEKLRQAWVHAVQASIASAYRESPDSCYSEVWPSQHPPHACTHLCATGRQPLQAACERRLDRTASPSTSSIDSATDSRERSVKGESVLQRVQSVAGNSQCSDCGQLDPRWASINLGVLLCIECSGIHRSLGVHCSKVRSLTLDSWEPELLKLMCELGNSAVNHIYEAQCEGLGSRKPTASSPRQDKEAWIKDKYVEKKFLRKLPSAPAREAPRRWRAQKCQRHHSSPRAPTARRKVRLEPILPSVATLSSAGAVERKFRRDSLFCPDELDSLFSYFDTAAAAAGPRSLSSDSGLGGSSDGSSDVLAFSTSSVVDSVTEEERADSEESSGEADGEAEAEAWGLADVRELHPGLLAHRAARTRDLPTLAAALAHGAEVNWPDTEDEGKTPLVQAVLGVSGVGLRRAQGSLIVCEFLLQNGADVNQRDSRGRAPLHHATLLGHTGQVCLFLKRGADQHALDHEQRDPLSIAVQEANADIVTLLRLARMTEEMREAEAPPGQPGPLAGSSPTELQYRRCIQEFISLHLEES
- the ACAP3 gene encoding arf-GAP with coiled-coil, ANK repeat and PH domain-containing protein 3 isoform X6 encodes the protein MTVEFEECIKDSPRFRATIDEVETDVVEIEAKLDKLVKLCSGMIEAGKAYVATNRLFVSGVRDLSQQCQGDTAISECLQRFGDSLQEMVNYHMILFDQAQRSVRQQLHNFIKEDVRKFKETKKQFDKVREDMELSLVRNAQAPRHRPHEVEEATGALSLTRKCFRHLALDYVLQINVLQAKKKFEILDSMLTFMLAQHSFFQQGYSLLHQLDPYMKRLAAELDQLVIDSAVEKREMERKHAAIQQRDFSYDEPKAEFDVDAPSGVVMEGYLFKRASNAFKTWNRRWFSIQNSQLVYQKKLKDVLTVVVDDLRLCSVKPCEDIERRFCFEVVSPTKSCMLQADSEKLRQAWVHAVQASIASAYRESPDSCYSERLDRTASPSTSSIDSATDSRERSVKGESVLQRVQSVAGNSQCSDCGQLDPRWASINLGVLLCIECSGIHRSLGVHCSKVRSLTLDSWEPELLKLMCELGNSAVNHIYEAQCEGLGSRKPTASSPRQDKEAWIKDKYVEKKFLRKLPSAPAREAPRRWRAQKCQRHHSSPRAPTARRKVRLEPILPSVATLSSAGAVERKFRRDSLFCPDELDSLFSYFDTAAAAAGPRSLSSDSGLGGSSDGSSDVLAFSTSSVVDSVTEEERADSEESSGEADGEAEAEAWGLADVRELHPGLLAHRAARTRDLPTLAAALAHGAEVNWPDTEDEGKTPLVQAVLGVSGVGLRRAQGSLIVCEFLLQNGADVNQRDSRGRAPLHHATLLGHTGQVCLFLKRGADQHALDHEQRDPLSIAVQEANADIVTLLRLARMTEEMREAEAPPGQPGPLAGSSPTELQYRRCIQEFISLHLEES
- the ACAP3 gene encoding arf-GAP with coiled-coil, ANK repeat and PH domain-containing protein 3 isoform X10, producing MLGLQLRPRVSFLQGHWWPAGPQSLASYWSPIACPPDSCLRRTTGSLGVGRGAVAHWLSLPPPTRPCSAPQTLLQDFSYDEPKAEFDVDAPSGVVMEGYLFKRASNAFKTWNRRWFSIQNSQLVYQKKLKDVLTVVVDDLRLCSVKPCEDIERRFCFEVVSPTKSCMLQADSEKLRQAWVHAVQASIASAYRESPDSCYSEVWPSQHPPHACTHLCATGRQPLQAACERRLDRTASPSTSSIDSATDSRERSVKGESVLQRVQSVAGNSQCSDCGQLDPRWASINLGVLLCIECSGIHRSLGVHCSKVRSLTLDSWEPELLKLMCELGNSAVNHIYEAQCEGLGSRKPTASSPRQDKEAWIKDKYVEKKFLRKLPSAPAREAPRRWRAQKCQRHHSSPRAPTARRKVRLEPILPSVATLSSAGAVERKFRRDSLFCPDELDSLFSYFDTAAAAAGPRSLSSDSGLGGSSDGSSDVLAFSTSSVVDSVTEEERADSEESSGEADGEAEAEAWGLADVRELHPGLLAHRAARTRDLPTLAAALAHGAEVNWPDTEDEGKTPLVQAVLGVSGVGLRRAQGSLIVCEFLLQNGADVNQRDSRGRAPLHHATLLGHTGQVCLFLKRGADQHALDHEQRDPLSIAVQEANADIVTLLRLARMTEEMREAEAPPGQPGPLAGSSPTELQYRRCIQEFISLHLEES
- the ACAP3 gene encoding arf-GAP with coiled-coil, ANK repeat and PH domain-containing protein 3 isoform X9; this translates as MIEAGKAYVATNRLFVSGVRDLSQQCQGDTAISECLQRFGDSLQEMVNYHMILFDQAQRSVRQQLHNFIKEDVRKFKETKKQFDKVREDMELSLVRNAQAPRHRPHEVEEATGALSLTRKCFRHLALDYVLQINVLQAKKKFEILDSMLTFMLAQHSFFQQGYSLLHQLDPYMKRLAAELDQLVIDSAVEKREMERKHAAIQQRDFSYDEPKAEFDVDAPSGVVMEGYLFKRASNAFKTWNRRWFSIQNSQLVYQKKLKDVLTVVVDDLRLCSVKPCEDIERRFCFEVVSPTKSCMLQADSEKLRQAWVHAVQASIASAYRESPDSCYSEVWPSQHPPHACTHLCATGRQPLQAACERRLDRTASPSTSSIDSATDSRERSVKGESVLQRVQSVAGNSQCSDCGQLDPRWASINLGVLLCIECSGIHRSLGVHCSKVRSLTLDSWEPELLKLMCELGNSAVNHIYEAQCEGLGSRKPTASSPRQDKEAWIKDKYVEKKFLRKLPSAPAREAPRRWRAQKCQRHHSSPRAPTARRKVRLEPILPSVATLSSAGAVERKFRRDSLFCPDELDSLFSYFDTAAAAAGPRSLSSDSGLGGSSDGSSDVLAFSTSSVVDSVTEEERADSEESSGEADGEAEAEAWGLADVRELHPGLLAHRAARTRDLPTLAAALAHGAEVNWPDTEDEGKTPLVQAVLGVSGVGLRRAQGSLIVCEFLLQNGADVNQRDSRGRAPLHHATLLGHTGQVCLFLKRGADQHALDHEQRDPLSIAVQEANADIVTLLRLARMTEEMREAEAPPGQPGPLAGSSPTELQYRRCIQEFISLHLEES